A region from the Ptychodera flava strain L36383 chromosome 12, AS_Pfla_20210202, whole genome shotgun sequence genome encodes:
- the LOC139146338 gene encoding excitatory amino acid transporter-like, protein MFNMVDIESGSETDAIQPKPWHAKVLAWIRKDLLLVLTVTGVVLGIIFGLALRAIEPSETAILLIGFPGEILMRLLKMLILPLIISSLITGLAQLDAKSSGRMGTRALVYYFCTTLFAAILGIILVVSIHPGDREKKEQLDIEEGDERKVDTLDAILDLLRNLIPANLVQACFKQTKTELETVPHLAQRTINVTLNEAAVANLTDLDNARLYRINGTNITYVEETITYVVGETTKRSLVLSDGMNVLGLIVFCIAFGVLMAKMGKKAHVMCQFFVILNDIVMQMVLIVMWYSPVGIMSLIAAKLLSMGDLESVLAQLGMYMLTVIIGLIIHGFMVLPGLFFVITRKNPFVYFFGVLQAWITALGTASSAGTLPVTFRCLEENNKVDKRVTRFVLPIGATVNMDGTALYEAVAAIFIAQMNGINLGAGSIITVSLTATLASIGAASIPSAGLVTMLLVLTAAGLPTGDVTLLWTVDWLLDRFRTSVNVLGDSYGAGIIAHLSTVELKDMDMMEMEEGTDSDGIADSDDKSKLQPSVSMGDSDDKVNGFVNAEDQDSITYISE, encoded by the exons ATGTTCAACATGGTTGACATTGAATCAGGTTCAGAAACTGATGCGATTCAGCCAAAGCCTTGGCATGCCAAG GTACTGGCATGGATCAGGAAGGACCTCCTACTTGTTCTGACAGTAACAGGTGTGGTCCTTGGCATCATCTTTGGACTGGCCTTACGTGCCATCGAACCATCAGAGACGGCCATACTGCTGATAGGATTTCCAGGGGAAATCCTTATGCGTCTCCTTAAAATGTTGATATTACCGCTTATTATATCTTCACTTATCACAG GGCTAGCTCAGTTGGATGCCAAGTCGAGTGGCAGAATGGGAACACGTGCCTTGGTCTACTACTTTTGTACGACTCTGTTTGCTGCCATACTGGGAATTATCTTGGTTGTTTCCATCCATCCCGGCGACCGTGAAAAGAAAGAACAACTGGACATTGAAGAAGGAGATGAAAGGAAAGTGGACACCCTTGATGCTATTTTGGATTTATTACG AAACCTGATCCCGGCAAATTTAGTGCAAGCTTGCTTCAAACAG ACTAAAACAGAACTGGAAACTGTTCCCCACCTTGCACAAAGGACTATCAACGTGACACTCAATGAGGCAGCAGTTGCAAACTTGACGGACTTGGATAACGCTCGATTATACCGTATCAATGGAACAAACATTACATACGTTGAAGAGACCATCACCTATGTAGTTGGTGAAACGACCAAACGGAGCCTTGTTTTATCGGACGGAATGAACGTACTTG GATTGATTGTGTTCTGCATTGCCTTTGGTGTCTTGATGGCCAAGATGGGCAAAAAAGCACATGTTATGTGTCAGTTCTTCGTGATCCTGAATGACATTGTCATGCAGATGGTTCTGATTGTCATGTG GTATTCGCCAGTTGGTATCATGTCCCTGATTGCTGCAAAGTTGCTATCCATGGGTGATCTGGAATCTGTACTGGCCCAGCTTGGCATGTATATGTTGACTGTGATTATTGGACTCATCATTCACGGATTCATGGTACTTCCAGGACTGTTCTTTGTGATTACCCGGAAAAACccatttgtttacttttttggAGTGCTGCAAGCATGGATAACTGCCCTTGGCACAGCCTCCAG TGCGGGTACTTTGCCGGTGACATTCAGATGTCTGGAGGAGAACAACAAAGTTGACAAACGGGTGACACGCTTTGTCCTTCCCATTGGTGCCACAGTCAACATGGATGGTACTGCCTTGTACGAAGCTGTAGCGGCTATTTTTATTGCTCAGATGAATGGAATAAATCTTGGTGCTGGATCTATCATAACTGTAAG TCTGACTGCCACTTTGGCAAGTATTGGAGCTGCAAGCATTCCAAGTGCAGGATTGGTTACAATGTTGCTAGTTCTGACAGCAGCTGGATTACCCACTGGTGATGTCACTCTTCTGTGGACTGTTGATTGGTTACT GGATCGCTTCCGTACCTCAGTAAATGTACTTGGAGACTCGTACGGTGCTGGGATTATTGCTcatctgtcaactgttgagctcAAAGACATGGATATGATGGAAATGGAGGAAGGCACAGACAGTGATGGAATTGCTGACTCAGATGACAAGTCCAAGTTACAGCCAAGTGTCAGCATGGGTGACTCTGATGACAAAGTCAATGGTTTTGTCAATGCTGAAGATCAAGATTCCATCACGTATATTTCAGAATGA